One window of the Rufibacter radiotolerans genome contains the following:
- a CDS encoding beta-ketoacyl synthase N-terminal-like domain-containing protein: protein MHAAQEKEWIVIRGWGSLSGLGSTPAEIKASYATGRTTFTTLPHLGQGTPVSPLSASGETALQTLVQEEPVYSSLDRSVLMAILAARQAVAQAGWADSPDVPIGVNIGSSRGATGLFEQYHEEFLQNPGQRLSPSASPSTTLGNVASWVANDINASGPVLSHSVTCSTALQAFANGVAWLKAGMAKRFLVGGTEAPLTPFTLAQLKAIGIYTKFSAHENPCRPLNPEGHNTFTLGEGAAVFALERMTEKEMQALPQNQFFTVAAVGMGFERSPSKTGISSDGHHFQKALRDALKQAQLSPDQISYLILHAPGTRAGDAAELAAIRSVFGTELPNLYSNKSQIGHTLGASGGLSTAYFLDHLSHQPTSPSLLKNNFLSNSLHLNNAIISSAGFGGNASSLLIQKITI, encoded by the coding sequence ATGCACGCAGCGCAGGAGAAGGAATGGATTGTGATCAGGGGCTGGGGCTCTTTGTCTGGTTTGGGGAGTACCCCGGCGGAGATCAAAGCCTCCTATGCCACGGGCAGGACTACCTTCACCACCCTGCCGCATTTGGGCCAAGGCACCCCAGTTTCCCCTCTTTCCGCCTCCGGCGAAACAGCTTTGCAAACGTTGGTACAGGAAGAACCCGTTTACTCCTCCCTGGACCGCTCTGTGCTTATGGCCATCTTAGCCGCCCGGCAAGCAGTGGCGCAGGCTGGTTGGGCAGATTCCCCTGACGTTCCCATTGGGGTGAACATCGGGTCCTCACGGGGTGCCACGGGTTTGTTTGAGCAGTACCATGAAGAATTCCTGCAGAATCCGGGGCAACGCCTTTCGCCCAGTGCCTCGCCCAGCACCACTTTGGGGAACGTAGCCAGCTGGGTAGCCAATGATATAAACGCATCGGGCCCGGTTCTGAGTCATTCGGTTACCTGCAGCACCGCTTTGCAGGCTTTTGCCAACGGGGTGGCCTGGCTGAAGGCTGGAATGGCCAAACGCTTTCTGGTAGGCGGCACCGAAGCCCCGCTTACTCCTTTCACCCTGGCCCAGCTGAAAGCCATTGGCATCTACACCAAGTTTTCCGCCCATGAGAACCCCTGCCGTCCGCTTAACCCCGAAGGGCATAATACCTTTACCTTAGGTGAAGGGGCGGCCGTGTTTGCCCTGGAAAGGATGACTGAAAAGGAAATGCAGGCCCTGCCCCAGAACCAATTCTTTACCGTAGCCGCAGTAGGCATGGGCTTTGAACGAAGTCCATCCAAAACGGGTATCTCTTCAGACGGGCACCACTTCCAAAAGGCCCTGCGTGATGCCCTTAAACAGGCCCAGCTCTCTCCTGATCAAATCAGTTATCTTATTTTACACGCGCCCGGCACCCGCGCCGGTGATGCCGCCGAACTTGCCGCCATTCGCTCGGTTTTCGGCACAGAACTCCCAAATCTCTATTCTAACAAATCCCAGATTGGTCACACGCTGGGAGCTTCCGGCGGACTTAGCACAGCTTACTTTCTTGACCACCTTTCCCATCAACCTACTTCTCCTTCCTTATTAAAGAATAATTTTTTATCAAATTCTTTACATTTAAATAACGCTATAATTTCTTCTGCTGGCTTTGGCGGTAATGCTTCTTCTCTTCTTATTCAAAAAATTACAATTTAA
- a CDS encoding T9SS type A sorting domain-containing protein, whose protein sequence is MKLTATNSLAIFSKILFFIIFFTTYLSFKSTAQISLGTKYTQNFDGLPATAPFMVMDGSNNGSPVVYNNSVAWINDTYVRGWYAAMNTTTTPLQYSSSSNPVYEFKNKKYTIGNGIVGMGSPGELSLGSYTAQENANAETGDIFYGVRFKNTSSKIITFIELNFRLEQWLDADLQSNLLLDYQVSSTPITDLKAGTWTNVGGSTLMVAPQDNVNNASNADLTPVNGNVVFKDITVTIGSLANSPFVALAVLPGQEIMIRWADLAGTQNAGKKDILTIDNLVVTPYGEDAVPLPVTLTSFNSKNKDGKVDLTWTTASEKDNDYFLVERSSDGKAFHAIGQVKGSGTSNVQRSYTFTDPSANAGTSYYRLKQVDFDGKSELSKVIAHTLGKLNAAAALQVGRNPFQQQLAYSVQSPAATEAVVELRNMQGKVFHTEKVALATGTSQLEISTATLPQGVYILSVTGTDLRVSQRVMKIQ, encoded by the coding sequence ATGAAATTAACAGCTACCAACTCGTTAGCAATTTTTTCAAAAATCCTATTTTTTATTATTTTCTTTACAACCTATTTAAGTTTTAAGAGTACTGCCCAAATAAGCCTGGGTACCAAGTATACCCAGAACTTTGATGGGTTGCCTGCCACTGCTCCCTTTATGGTGATGGATGGTTCTAATAATGGTAGTCCAGTAGTTTATAATAACTCCGTTGCTTGGATAAACGATACCTATGTAAGAGGTTGGTATGCGGCAATGAATACAACAACCACTCCTCTTCAATACTCCTCTTCTTCTAACCCAGTGTATGAATTTAAAAACAAAAAATACACAATAGGGAATGGCATAGTAGGGATGGGGTCACCGGGTGAGCTGTCCTTGGGTAGTTATACAGCCCAAGAAAACGCCAATGCTGAAACCGGTGATATTTTTTATGGGGTAAGATTCAAAAACACCTCTTCTAAAATCATCACTTTTATTGAGTTGAATTTTAGATTGGAACAGTGGCTAGACGCCGATTTACAAAGTAACCTACTACTTGACTACCAGGTATCTAGTACTCCTATAACCGATTTAAAAGCGGGCACCTGGACAAACGTTGGTGGTTCTACTCTAATGGTTGCTCCTCAAGATAATGTGAATAATGCCAGTAATGCAGATCTAACACCCGTGAATGGGAATGTGGTTTTCAAAGATATTACCGTAACTATTGGTTCACTGGCAAATTCGCCTTTTGTAGCCTTAGCAGTTTTGCCCGGCCAAGAAATAATGATCAGATGGGCAGATCTTGCTGGCACCCAGAATGCCGGTAAAAAAGATATTTTAACCATAGACAACCTGGTAGTAACTCCTTATGGAGAAGATGCTGTCCCACTTCCCGTTACGCTCACCTCTTTCAATTCCAAAAACAAAGACGGCAAAGTAGATCTTACCTGGACCACTGCTTCTGAAAAGGACAACGATTATTTCCTTGTGGAGCGCAGTTCAGATGGCAAGGCTTTCCATGCCATCGGGCAGGTGAAGGGCAGTGGCACAAGCAACGTACAAAGAAGCTATACTTTTACAGATCCTTCTGCCAATGCAGGAACCTCTTATTACCGCTTAAAACAAGTAGATTTTGACGGCAAATCAGAACTATCCAAAGTCATTGCCCACACCTTAGGAAAATTGAATGCGGCGGCGGCTTTGCAGGTTGGGCGTAATCCCTTCCAGCAGCAACTGGCCTACAGTGTTCAGTCCCCTGCCGCCACCGAGGCAGTCGTAGAGCTTAGAAACATGCAAGGGAAGGTTTTCCACACGGAAAAAGTGGCTTTAGCCACAGGCACCTCCCAGTTGGAAATTAGCACTGCGACACTTCCTCAAGGCGTTTACATTCTGTCTGTTACCGGCACCGACCTGCGCGTGTCACAGCGCGTAATGAAAATTCAATAA
- the bioD gene encoding dethiobiotin synthase yields MQPAPTIQPKRYFVTGIGTDVGKTIAAAILTEALAADYWKPVQAGSLDQTDTHTVQGLISNQKSVFHTEAYRLQLPASPHLAAEKEGIRISLDEISAPATQNHLIVEGAGGVMVPLNERELVLDLIQKLKLEVIVVSRNYLGSINHTLTTLEILKHRQIPVGGIIFNGVPTPSTQDFILQYTQVRALPSILEELVFDKATVARYAQTFKEFFTAHA; encoded by the coding sequence ATGCAACCTGCTCCAACAATACAACCCAAACGTTATTTTGTAACCGGCATTGGCACCGACGTAGGCAAGACCATCGCCGCTGCCATCCTCACCGAGGCCCTCGCTGCTGATTACTGGAAACCCGTACAAGCCGGCAGCCTGGACCAAACCGATACGCATACGGTGCAGGGGCTCATTTCTAACCAAAAATCCGTGTTCCACACGGAGGCTTACCGGCTGCAGTTGCCAGCTTCCCCGCATTTAGCGGCTGAAAAAGAAGGCATCCGCATATCACTAGATGAAATCTCGGCCCCGGCCACCCAGAATCATTTGATTGTGGAAGGCGCAGGCGGCGTGATGGTGCCCTTGAATGAGCGGGAGTTGGTGCTGGACCTGATCCAGAAACTGAAATTGGAGGTGATTGTGGTTTCCAGGAACTACCTGGGCAGCATCAACCACACATTAACTACCTTGGAGATTTTGAAACACCGTCAGATACCTGTAGGGGGTATCATCTTCAACGGCGTTCCTACGCCTTCCACCCAGGACTTTATCTTGCAGTACACGCAGGTACGGGCCCTCCCTTCTATTCTGGAAGAATTAGTTTTTGACAAAGCCACCGTAGCACGCTACGCCCAAACCTTTAAAGAATTTTTCACTGCCCATGCCTAA
- the bioA gene encoding adenosylmethionine--8-amino-7-oxononanoate transaminase, with amino-acid sequence MPKSLSERDQLVNWHPYTQMQTAPAPIGIVRGEGALLFAEDGKEYIDAVSSWWVNIHGHAHPHIAERVAQQLRTLEHVIFAGFTHEPAVELSERLLRLLPANQAKVFYTDNGSTAVEVALKMALQYWHNQGIPKTKIIALEGSYHGDTFGAMSVSERSVFTRPFQQYLFDVEFLPVPVPGKEAEALQRLEEIAGSGEIAAFIFEPLVLGTAGMVMYEPKVLDQILALCHKHQIITIADEVMTGFGRTGKRFAMDYLTQQPDLMCFSKGLTGGTMALGVTTCALPVFNAFLSQDKTQALFHGHSYTANPIACAAALASLDLVEHPDFIRNLERISAAHLAFAGKLDGQPGIKACRQTGTILAVEFEVGETSYFHNLRDQLYHLALDHGVLLRPLGNIIYVLPPYCITAAQLEQVYAVIEQMRLLVVEQF; translated from the coding sequence ATGCCTAAAAGCCTGTCAGAACGGGACCAGTTGGTGAACTGGCACCCCTATACCCAAATGCAGACTGCTCCGGCACCCATTGGCATTGTGCGGGGAGAAGGTGCTTTGCTCTTTGCCGAGGACGGGAAAGAATACATTGACGCGGTTTCTTCCTGGTGGGTGAACATTCACGGGCACGCGCATCCGCACATTGCTGAACGCGTAGCCCAGCAGTTGCGCACGCTGGAGCACGTGATTTTTGCCGGTTTCACCCATGAGCCTGCCGTGGAGCTTTCTGAACGCCTGCTACGGCTGCTTCCTGCCAACCAGGCCAAAGTCTTCTACACAGACAACGGCTCCACGGCTGTGGAAGTGGCCTTGAAGATGGCACTACAGTACTGGCACAACCAGGGAATTCCTAAGACCAAGATCATTGCTTTAGAAGGAAGCTACCACGGAGACACCTTCGGGGCGATGTCGGTGAGTGAGCGCTCTGTCTTTACCCGCCCTTTCCAGCAATACCTGTTTGACGTGGAGTTTCTGCCCGTACCCGTACCCGGAAAAGAAGCGGAAGCTTTGCAGCGCCTGGAAGAAATTGCCGGCAGTGGCGAGATAGCCGCCTTTATATTTGAGCCTCTGGTGCTGGGCACCGCCGGCATGGTCATGTATGAACCGAAAGTGCTGGATCAAATTCTTGCCCTCTGCCATAAACACCAGATTATCACCATCGCCGATGAGGTCATGACCGGATTTGGCCGGACTGGCAAACGGTTCGCCATGGACTACCTTACCCAACAGCCAGACCTGATGTGTTTCTCCAAAGGCCTGACCGGTGGCACCATGGCCCTGGGCGTGACCACTTGCGCTTTGCCCGTTTTCAATGCCTTCCTAAGCCAGGACAAAACCCAAGCACTTTTCCATGGCCATTCTTACACCGCCAACCCTATTGCCTGCGCTGCTGCCCTGGCCAGCCTTGATTTGGTGGAGCACCCTGACTTTATTCGGAATTTAGAACGTATAAGTGCCGCTCATTTGGCCTTTGCCGGTAAGCTTGACGGGCAACCGGGCATCAAAGCCTGCCGGCAAACGGGCACTATCCTGGCGGTGGAATTTGAGGTAGGGGAAACATCTTACTTCCATAACCTGCGGGACCAGTTGTATCACCTGGCCCTGGACCACGGGGTTTTGTTACGGCCGCTGGGTAACATCATCTATGTATTGCCTCCTTATTGTATCACCGCAGCCCAGTTAGAGCAGGTATATGCCGTCATTGAGCAGATGCGGCTTTTGGTGGTAGAGCAGTTTTAG
- a CDS encoding T9SS type A sorting domain-containing protein — protein sequence MNGNEVRRAIVVSLGGVGTPALSIPPGYEFMIRWVDFDSGNNAGRKDILAIDNLTVSAFATVATPLPVTLTSFTSKNKDGKVELNWTTASEKDNDFFQVERSSDGKAFHAIGQVKGHGTSSIQQSYTFTDASAMAGTSYYRLKQVDFDGKSELTKVIAHTLGKSVAAAAALLVGPNPFQQQLAFTVNTVTETEAVVELRNMQGTVYHQEKVSLAAGSSPLEIATSSLPQGLYILSVTGSDVHLSQRVMKVN from the coding sequence TTGAATGGTAACGAAGTCAGACGTGCAATCGTCGTTTCTTTGGGTGGAGTAGGCACTCCTGCGCTAAGCATACCCCCAGGATATGAATTCATGATCAGGTGGGTAGACTTTGATAGTGGCAACAATGCTGGCAGAAAAGACATCTTGGCCATTGATAACTTAACAGTATCTGCTTTTGCCACAGTTGCTACTCCGCTTCCGGTTACGCTCACCTCTTTCACTTCCAAAAACAAAGATGGCAAAGTGGAATTAAACTGGACCACCGCTTCTGAGAAAGACAACGACTTTTTCCAGGTGGAGCGCAGCTCAGACGGCAAGGCTTTCCATGCCATCGGGCAGGTGAAAGGCCACGGCACCAGCAGCATACAGCAAAGCTACACTTTCACAGATGCCTCCGCTATGGCGGGCACCTCTTACTATCGCTTAAAGCAGGTGGACTTTGACGGTAAGTCAGAGTTGACCAAGGTTATTGCCCACACCCTAGGCAAGTCAGTCGCCGCCGCCGCCGCATTGCTGGTGGGACCTAACCCCTTCCAGCAGCAGTTGGCCTTCACGGTGAATACCGTTACTGAAACAGAGGCGGTAGTAGAACTAAGGAACATGCAGGGTACCGTCTACCACCAAGAGAAAGTGAGCCTGGCCGCGGGCAGTTCCCCCTTGGAGATAGCCACCTCTTCTCTACCGCAAGGATTGTATATCCTGTCCGTCACCGGTTCAGACGTACACCTGTCACAACGGGTAATGAAAGTAAATTAA